The following nucleotide sequence is from Actinomycetes bacterium.
GACCACCCGGATCCTTCGCGAGTTCACACCGAACCTGGAGTTCGCCGACCCGCTGCTGCGATGGGACCTGCCGGCCAAGCTCGACTCCAACCCCGTCCTCGGGCTGGCGGCGAAGGTGGGACTGTGGCCGATCCGAAGGCTGCCGGGTCAGGCGCAGTCGCAGATCAAGGCGCCAGGCCACCGGATCAGCACCGCGATGGCGCGCAAGGCCGCCCGCGACTGTGACGTGGTGGTTGCCACCTACGACGAGTTGATCGGCTTCGGGCTGGAGGATCTGTCCGGCAAGACCGTCATCACCTCCGCCATCTCCGATGACCGGCTCGCCGAACTGGCCAGCCGCGGCGTGGACATGGTCCTCGACGCCACCCCCCAGCCGTTCCACGTCACCGTCGTGGCTGCGGTCCTCGAGGCCATGATGCTGGCCCTCACATCCAGCTGGGATCGCCTGACCAACGACGATCTGCTCGACATGATCGTCTCGGGGGGCCTGGAGCCCCGCGTCCTCTACCCGAACGGGCCCAGGCGGAAGAGCAGGTTCGCCTTCGTCATCCACCCCCTGTCGCAGAAGTTCTTCCAGAACGTCGAGCCACTCGCGACGATCGCCAAGGTGGCGCCCCCGGTGGTGATGGACGTGGTGGAGAAGGCGATGGCGTACGCGCCGCCGTTCACCTACAGCCACGTCACCGGCATCAAGTCGCCCACCGGTGCGGAGGCCGAGGGCTGGCTCATCACCGTGGGCGGAACCCCCAAGGAGCTGATGGCCCACAGCCCCGAGTTCACCTACGCACGGCTGCTCGCGGCGGCCGAGACCGCCCGGAAGCTCGGCGCACAGGTCATGGGGCTCGGTGCATTCACCAAGGTCGTCGGTGACGCCGGCGTGACGGTGGCCAAGCGGGCTCCGTTGCCGATCACGACCGGTAACAGCTACAGCGCCTCGGGCGCTCTGTGGGCGGCGCACGAGGCGATGCTGCAGCTCGGGCTCGCCGAGTTCGACGACCGGGGACGGATCAAGGGCAAGGTCATGGTCGTGGGTGCCAGTGGGGCCATCGGGTCGGTCTGCGCCAGGCTGCTGGCGCTGTCCAGCGATGAGCTGTGGCTGGTCTCGCCCGAGTCGGCCAAGCTGCTGGCCCTCAAGCACGACATCGAACGAGAACACCCCAGGGCCGAGATCCACGTCGCGGCCACTCCCGACGGGCACCTCCAGGACATGGATCTCATCGTCACCGCGACCTCGGGGGCAGGCAAGCGAGTCCTGGACATCATGGAAGTCAAGCCAGGCTGCGTGATCACCGATGTGGCGCGCCCGCTGGACCTGTCAGCCGAGGATGTGGCCAAGCGTCCCGATGTCCTCGTGGTCGAGTCCGGCGAGATCGAGCTGCCCGGCGACGTGAAGATGAAGAGCATCGGCCTGCCGACCGGCGTGGCCTACGCCTGCCTGGCCGAGACCGTCGTACTGGCCCTGGAAGGGCGCTACGAAACCTTCACCGTCGGCCGCAACATCGAATGGGAGAAGGTCAAAGAGATCTACAAACTGGGCCTCAAGCACGGAATGAAGCTGGCGGTCATCTCCGGCGTCAACGGCGCCTACACCGCAGAGGCCATCGCCAAGATCCGGGAACTCGCCCTGGAGCACCGAGCACAGACCGTGGCCGTGGACCGCTGATCCGCCGGCGGCGACGCGGCGGTAGGCCGTCGGGCCGTCCCAGCGCGAGTCAGGCTCAGACCGCAACCGCTGTCCACCCAGGTGAGGGCGATCGACACCGGGCACGGCCGTAAGAACGAACCCACCGACGCCCACGCCGTCGCCGTGGTCGGCCTGCGCATCCCTGGGCTGCGCGCAGTCGCCGTCGATGACCAGATGGTCGCGTTGCGGCTGCTGTCCGAACGCCGCCGTGACTTGGTCCGCTCCCGCACCCAGGCGGTGAACCGGCTTCACCAGGTTCAGATGGAGCTGATTGCGGCTGGCGCGCCACGGAACCTGACCGCGACCTAGGCCCGCCAGCTCCTGGCGACAGTGCGCCCACGCGACGTCGCCGGCAAGGCCCGCCGCCGGCTCGCCGCCGACCTCATCGACGACGCGGCCGTGTCCGACCGCAAGCTCAAGACGATGGATGCCCGCATCGTCGAGGCCGTCGCCGCGACCGGGACACGCCTGACCGACATCGTCGGGGTCGGACCGGTCACCGCCGCGACCATCCTCGGCGAGGTCGGCGACGTGGCCCGGTTCGCCACCAGCGACCACTTCGCCAGCTTCACCGGCACCGCACCCATCGAGGCCTCCAGCGGCGACGTCACCCGCCACCGGCTGTCCCGCGCCGGCAACCGCCGGCTCAACTCAGCGCTGCACGTCGTCGCGCTGTCCCACAAACGCCACGACCCCCGCGGCAAGGCCTACTACCAGCGCAAACTCGCCGCCGGCAAGGGCTCCAACGGCGCGATGCGCTGCCTGAAACGACGCCTGTCCGACGTCGCCTTCCGCGTCCTGGTCGAGGACCGGGCAGCAGCGAACCCGGGAGGGCAGACGGGGGCGACACTCACAGCCAGCGCGGTTGACCCAATCCCCGCGGCCAACACTTCGGACAAGCCACAACCCGGGTTCGCCACCGACGCTACGCCCCGAGAACTCCTCGCGGAAGCCGCCTCTTGACACAGAGGGGAACCGTTACCGAGAGCAAAGCGACGCCCACCAGCCCGCGCAGGTCAGTCGCAGTCCTGACCTTCGGCATCGGACAGGTGAGTATTCACGATCTCCGTCGGATGCAGCGACGTGGCCGCGGCCTTGGTGATCGCCTCTTCGTGATCCTTGACGTCGTCAGCGGTCCGCGGTTGCTGACGGAACCTGGGAAGGATCACGCTTGCTGGGGCAGGAAGTCCGCGTCGTGGCGGTCGAGCCGGTCGGCGACGAAGTGGCCGGAGACGTCCTACTGACCGTCCAGCACGGTGAGCCGCAGATCCCGCGCCGCGCCGAAGGGCCGGCGGGGGGTAGGTGGGCGGGGCAGGATGGCGTCATGACCGGCCGTGTCCGTAATCCCTGGGGCTGGGGCTTCGCGGACGCCGTGATCGACGGTGCCGCGGCGCGAGCGGCGGCAGCGGAGGCGCGCTGGCTGCTTGGGTTCGGCGCGGAGGAGCCGGAGCAGCCGGTCCCCGCCGCGGCCGCCCGGCTGGCGGAACCTCGGCTGCCGCTGCCGCCTGGCCGGCTGGCGGAGCTTTGCACCCGCGAGTCGACCGTGCGGGCCGGGCATGCCCACGGCCGCAGCTACCTGGACGTGGTGCGTGCGCTGCGCGGCCGCTATGACCACCTGCCCGACGTGGTCGCCTTCCCTCGGTACGAGGCCGACGTGGCCGAGCTGCTGGCCTGGGCCGAGCTGGTCGGTGCCGCGGTCGTGCCCTACGGCGGCGGCACCAGCGTGGTGGGCGGGGTGGAACCGCGGGTGCCGGACCGTTTCGCGGGTGTGCTGACTGTCGACCTCGGCCGGCTCGACCGGGTGCTGGAGATCGATGCGGTGTCCCGGGCGGCCCGGATCCAGGCCGGTGCGAGCGGCCCACGGCTGGAGGAGCAGCTGCGCCCGTCCGGGCTGACGCTGCGCTTCTACCCGCAGTCGTTCGAGCTTTCCACCCTCGGGGGCTGGCTGGCCACCCGGGCCGGCGGGCACTTCGCCACCCGGCTCACCCACATCGACGACCTCGTGGAGAGCGTGCGCGCGATCACCCCAGCGGGCCAGTGGCAGTCGCGCCGGCTGCCTGGATCGGGGGCGGGACCAAGCCCCGACCGGATGCTGCTCGGCTCGGAGGGGATCCTCGGGGTGATCACCGAGGCGTGGGTACGGGTTCGCCCCCGGCCGAGGTTCCGCGCCTCGCGCGCGGTGCGCTTCTCGTCGTTCCTGGCCGGGGCGGACGCGGTGCGCGCGGTGGCCCAGTCCGATCTCGACCCGGCGAACTGCCGGCTGCTCGACCCGCTCGAGGCTGCGCAGGCCGGGTCCGGTGACGGTCGTCACGCGGTGCTGGTGCTCGGCTTCGAATCGGCCGACCATCCCGTCGACGGCTGGCTCGACATCGCGCTGGCCCTGTGCGCGGCGCATGGCGGCCGCTGGGACGCCGCCGCGGCAAGCGGATCTGGAGATACCGCCGAGGGTGCCTGGCGGTCCGCCTTCTTGCAGATGCCCTATGTGAGGGACCTGCTGATCCGGCTGGGAGTGCTGTCCGACACCTTCGAGACGGCCGTCACCTGGGACCAGTTCCCCGGCTTCCACGCCGCCGTGGTCGGTGCCACCCGTGCCGCACTCGGTGAGCCCTGTCGAGTGAGCTGCCGGTTCAGCCACGTCTACCCCGACGGGCCGGCGCCCTACTTCACGGTGCTCGCACCGGTGACCCGCGGCGCCGAGGAGGAGCGCTGGCACGACATGAAGCAGGCGGCCAGCGACGCGATCCTGGCGGCGGGCGGCACGATCACACACCACCACGCGGTCGGCCGCGACCACCGACCGTGGTACGACGCTCAGCGCCCGGAGCCGTTCGCAGCCGCGCTGCGCGCGGCCAAGAACGCGGTCGACCCCGCAGGGCGGCTCAACCCGGGAGTACTCATCGACTGAACAAGCCCGCGCGGGCAACAAGGGCGCCGCGGGCACCCGACCCAGAGTCTGAACCACCGCCTTGCCGGTGCCGCTCAAGGACACTTCGGCGCCCATGGGTCCCGCCAGCTGCGCAACCGATCGGTAGGGCCAGCTACTGCTGGAGCACCCCCGCTCTACATTGGCACCTTGGTGCTACCGGGTGGACAGCCGCAGTGCGGGGCTCGCCACCGCTTCCAACTCGGTCTGAGTCAGCGCTGCCGCGAGGGTGTCGCCGCAGTCGTGCACGGACCAGACCCACTGATCGCCGGCCCAGGCCTCGGCGTGGATGGTGTGCGGAGCGAGGGCCAAGAACGCTTCGAAGTGATCGGGCTGGGCCACAGCCACAGCGACGTCCATCCCCATGTGCGTGCGCGCGGACTTGCCTTGCGTTTCGCTCAGTTTGATCACAAGCGCGAGGGCAGGCTCCACCTCGGCGGGCCATGGGCGATCGGAGGGGGCGTCGACCCATGCCTGTGTGATCGTAGGTCGCAGCAGGCTGAGGGTCCGCCGGCGAGAGCGGCAGACGCCGCCGTGTCGAGGGCGTCGGCGACGTGGACCGGCCGATCCGGCTCGGGTCGGGAACGCCGTCGCACCCGGCAAGTACTGCCGGATCGCCCCGCCCCGCAACGGCACTTGCGTGCACGCTGAGCGGGCACGCTATCGGCATTCCTGAGGGTCGGGTTGGGCGATGGGCTGCCTCGCCACGGCTGCGCTCACGAGCGATTCAGCCGCACCGGCCGACCGGGCGCAGTGATGGTCGCCTGGAGCTGGCGTTGAGCTGCCAGGTTGCCGAGAAACACCGGTGCCACACGCATCGGGCCCACTGGGCTCGGTGGACCCGACGAGATACATGGCCCTCGACAACGGGCTGCGCTCTTGACGGCGACCACGGTCGACCCTGGGTTCCGTGGCGATAACCAAGGAGAAGCCGACAGCGGGCGGCCCGGCGACGCGCCGAGCTGGCGGAGGAGCAGGCGGCCGAGGCGGAGGCTCGTTCCAGACGGTGTCGTGGGGAAGAGCTGTACCTGACCCGTGAGCCGGTCGAGGCTTGGTGAACCGTGCCGAGGTTGCGGCGGGCCGTTGATGGGCCAACGGTTGCCCGACGGACTGGACTGCTGGCCCGGCACGATGCACATGACGGACGAACGGCGGGCTCTGCGCGCCGATGACGAGGCCAGGTTCGCCGACCGGCACGCCGGCCACCGGAGCCACCGTTGGAGCATGCAGGGCTATCGCGAGCTGCACTGCGGGGCCTGCTGCCCGCCGCCGCCAATGAGCGTCAGTCAGTTGGAGGCCATCGGCAGGATCCTGTCAGCACCGGTGAAGGAGCGGGATGCGCATTGGTGGCGGCTGACGTTGATGTGCGGGCACCGGGCCGAGGCCAGGGCGCACATGAGCCACGGCGCCAGGTGGCACCCGCCGACCCACCGCTGCCCCGACTGCGAGAAGACCCGCGGGGTGGTGGAATCGGAGTGCCTCGGAACGCCGGAGGTGGAACTGCCCGACGGCGTGACGTCGTCCACGGTTCCGCCTCGACGGAGGAGTGGGACGAGGGCGGAACTGCAGGCTGAGAACGCGGCACTGCGCGCCCGACTGGCCGAGTTGGGCGTGCTCGAAGCGTAGTGAGTCCGCGCGCGACTTTGGGCCGAGCGCAACGCCTCAGGCGAGGTCGTCGAGCCGATTCAGCAGCATGGGCAGAAGAGCCTCTTCATGGACGGCGACCGCACGCGCCTGCATCGCCGGTGCAAGTGCTGCATCCCAGGAAGCAGGGACGGCCTTGCCGGTGAGAACCGGGCCATCAGTGCGGACCCCGACGAGGTAGTCGTGCTCGGACATCAACCAGGGATGGCAGCCCAGCCTGGCCACCAACCGGTTCGCCATCGCGAGCCCTGGCCAGTCGAAGTCACCGTGATAGGCCAGGTGGGCGCTACTGCGGGCCAGCCTGTCGAGAACCTCGAGGGTGACGAGCCCGGGCACGCCTGAGGTGCACACGATGGCGATGGTGTCGACCGGTGACTGCGCGATGGCCTCGAGCACTCGCGGGTTCTCGCACACCAGGACGCGGGTGCCTGCAGGTACGCGCAGGGGCTCCTTCGCGAGGTCCCAGCCGGTCAGGTGCACGGGGTCGCGGTCCTCAACGGCGATCGCGAGCCGCCGGGCAACGCCGCTCGATCCGAGCGGGGCCAGGCCGAGGGCCAGGCAGGTCGAGGACAGCGCATCCGCACTCACTCCGAACTGCTCCCACAGGGCTCGCTTCGCCGCGGATCCGTTCGGTGACTGCACGCCGGCGATCAGGGCGAGCGCCCGTAGCACCAGCAGCGGGAGCGGGCCGCCGTCGTCGAGGGCGTGGGCGTCGCCCGTGGCACGGGCGGCCACCTCAGTGCGCGCCACCGGGGAGTGCGCGTGCTCGCCGGCGTCGGGGCCCGTGGTCGGCAGCTCGGCGAGTACCTGCAACGCCCGGACGAGCACTGCTGGGTCACCTGATCGGGCCGCCAGACCGGAACGGCGGACGGTCGTCAGCCAGTCCTCCACCCACGGCTGCTGAGCGATGTCCGGGCGACTCCTCAGCCACTCCCGAGCGGCGATGTGGGGGGCCTCGCGGCTGGCGGCCCGGCCCGACCGTTCCGCGGCCCGGTTGCGCAGCGGACCGCCAAGCATCTCCAGTACCGGCAGCAGACCGGCAGCGCCGGAGCGCTCGCGCAGCACCTCGTCTAGAACCTCCAGGTCAACGCGGTGGTGATCCTGCACAACCGCTCGACCCAACAACCCGCTCAGCGCATGCCGAGCTGGACGGTCCAGGTCCGTCAGCGCCACGACGCCCCGCGGCTGCAGTCCGTTCCGCTCGAGCCGGTCGCGCGCGGCCGCCCAGAGCAGACTCAGCCCCGGGTTACGCACCCAGGACGCCAGCTCGTCGGTCATGCCCCGACCGCCTGGAGCCGGGACCCGTCCCACTGGTACTGATACTGGGCCACGCCCCGTTCGTTGGGGTCGCGCAAGGCCTCGTAGATGGACAGCGCCGGCACGGTCGCGTAGTCGCCCCACAGCCGCTCGCTCGTCACGACGAAGTCGAGGTCGAACGCGACGAGCAGGCCGAACAGCAGCGGGTGCGTCCGTACGTCGATCTTGGGGAACGCGTCGTCGAGCAGCACCAAGCGCGGGGCGTGCGGCGCGGCGCCGGCGAGGCTGGTGAAGTGCGCCGCCGCGGCGGCGAACAGCGGCAGGTAGCAGACGACCTTCTGCTCCCCTTGGGACAGTGGGGAGCGGCGGTGCAAGTCCTGCCACTCGCCGGCGGACTCCGGACGGGTGTAGCGGACACGGAAGGCGTGCCAGCGGCGGTAGTCCAGCGCTCGGGCGAGGTGGTCGGCGTAGGAGGCCTCGGGGGACTCGGCTCGGGAGGCCTCGATCAGGCGGTGCAACGCGTCACGCAGCTCACCCCGTTCACTCGGCAGCAGCGCGCCGACGCTGCGGCCGAGCAGGTCCATGGCCCGACGGGCATCGGACGGGACGTCGTCGCGCAGCTGCCAACGCAGCGAGACCCGGATCCCCTGCGAGGTGGTGACGCCGCCGAGTAGGCGGTTCATCGCCTCGACCAGCTCAGTGGCCTCCAGCCGGCGCCGCCGCAGTTCTTCCCCCAGGTCGCCGATCAGGTGCTCTTCGAACAGCGCCCGCTCCCGCTCCGTGAGAAGGTCCCGATCGCGCGCCACGGCGGCGGCCAGTCGCTCGGCGAGCACGGCAACCGGCCGCTCGCCGGTGTCGTCGCGGCCGAGGGCTGCCAGGACGTCGCCCGGCCCGGGGACGAGGCGGGGCTCATGATCGGCGGCGTCGCTGCTCTGGGAGTCCTGCCACGCAGCCAGGACTGCGGCCTGGTCGGCCCGCCGGGAAGGCTCGGGTAAAGATCCGAAGGTCCGTGCCAGGCTGATGACGCGGCGCGGCACCTCCCCGTCGGGGATCGTCCGAGCCAGCCCCAACGTGGCCAGCTCGTCCTCGTCGACGTCCCGGCCGAGGGCGGAGCGAAGCAGGCCGGGGACGTCGGCAGCGGCGGCCAATGCACCCGCGCAGGCCACGACAACCGGGACGTGTTCCTCACGCCGGGACTGCGCAGCCAACGCCGTGGTGCGCGCCTCGGCTCGGAGGTCCCGCGCCGCGTCGACCGCGCGCCGCTGGTCCCGCAGCGCCTGGTCGGCGTCCTCGATGTCGCTGCGAGCCTGCGTCAGGCGGCGCTGCAGCTCGTCGACGCTCGCGCCGAGGGTGTCCCGGAGTGTCCTCAGTCGCTCGGCCGCACCACGAGCCGCGCGGTCCAGGGACTCGGCGTCCTCGGCCAGCGCCACCGACTGCGCCTCGTCGTCGCGCCAGCGGGTCCAGTCGCTGACCCACCGATGGACCCGGTCAGCGAGGGGTCTGCCGCCGTCAATGTGACGGTGCAGCCGCTCCGCCAGGTCGCGGAGCCCCTCACGCCGGGCCGCCAGGCCGTCGGCCGTGACGGGCAGCTCGTGCCGGGCTGCCAGGTCGACGAGGTCAGCATGCCGGGCCGCGGCCTCGGCGCGGGAGCGACGCGAGGCCTCGTCCGCGGCCGCCACCTCGGACTCAGCCTGTTGCGCGCTGCGGGCGCGCTCGTCCAGGAGCGTCCAAGCGGTCAGCAGCGAGTGGGGGGACGGGACGGAGGCCAGCCAGTCCCGGACCGCCTGCAACCGGATGACCGACACCAGCTCGCGGTCGGCGGCCGCTGAGCGCTCGGCGGTCAACCGCTCCACCTCGGCGTCGATCTCCGCGAGGCGGCGGGCACGCTCCTGGGCGCGTGCGGTAGCACCAACGTACTGGGCGCTCGGCTTCGCAGCCCGCCCGGTGAGCGGGCCGAGCCGCCAACCGCCGTCCACAGACACGAACGCGCCGTCGCCGCTGCCCGCAGAGTCACGCACGGCGACGCGGCCGAGCACGCCTGCGACCACGTCCACC
It contains:
- a CDS encoding TIGR02680 family protein, yielding MSAGSAAGEQAQRFRLHRCGVLNVWQYDEQVFECAGGRLLLRGANGAGKSKTLEMLLPFTLDGDKLRITASGRHHTSLLWLMTDGYDGTRTGYLWVEFARAAPGGPQEFLTCGVGVRASSTARTATTWFFTSPRRVGGDLQLEDAAGPLSRERCRDAVQPDGHFFDQARAYKHHVGRVLFGLEPAQYDELLRLLYWLRQPQVGEDIEPAKLAEQLAQALPPVDDDAVRSAGDTFDELAAFGEQIDRRRRAAEAIAAFAAVYAAYAAAATRKAAADLLDAHREQSRRVAAVTAAGAALDAAESAVLDTTARLGAASAELEAARVRQRELESSPEARSHQRLLDLDARAGELRATAESAADAAATGRRRAEDSERLVAEDATRLMGDLDGFAQRAQEVLAAAERAGAPLRLAPEAGLVVRQLDGSDAAEAVLAWLDVHEVGMGALAPALGELAAAIHVVDDARQVAEAAARRREADDRRVAEAETRAERERGLHADAATAAREAVGDLLDRLRAWQEDPRGLPLVLPEIDAETVTTIATLARQAAEPEITRLEGERAAAAADRLEAERALEQQRRRRAAVEAERDAAPRGPGWVRTARDASDGAPLWRLVDFAPSLSESDRAGLEAGLEASGLLDAWVRADGAVLDADRLDSVLPLGPPIDGAEGLGSLLVADVPADCPVPVDVVAGVLGRVAVRDSAGSGDGAFVSVDGGWRLGPLTGRAAKPSAQYVGATARAQERARRLAEIDAEVERLTAERSAAADRELVSVIRLQAVRDWLASVPSPHSLLTAWTLLDERARSAQQAESEVAAADEASRRSRAEAAARHADLVDLAARHELPVTADGLAARREGLRDLAERLHRHIDGGRPLADRVHRWVSDWTRWRDDEAQSVALAEDAESLDRAARGAAERLRTLRDTLGASVDELQRRLTQARSDIEDADQALRDQRRAVDAARDLRAEARTTALAAQSRREEHVPVVVACAGALAAAADVPGLLRSALGRDVDEDELATLGLARTIPDGEVPRRVISLARTFGSLPEPSRRADQAAVLAAWQDSQSSDAADHEPRLVPGPGDVLAALGRDDTGERPVAVLAERLAAAVARDRDLLTERERALFEEHLIGDLGEELRRRRLEATELVEAMNRLLGGVTTSQGIRVSLRWQLRDDVPSDARRAMDLLGRSVGALLPSERGELRDALHRLIEASRAESPEASYADHLARALDYRRWHAFRVRYTRPESAGEWQDLHRRSPLSQGEQKVVCYLPLFAAAAAHFTSLAGAAPHAPRLVLLDDAFPKIDVRTHPLLFGLLVAFDLDFVVTSERLWGDYATVPALSIYEALRDPNERGVAQYQYQWDGSRLQAVGA
- a CDS encoding transposase, whose product is MRAIDTGHGRKNEPTDAHAVAVVGLRIPGLRAVAVDDQMVALRLLSERRRDLVRSRTQAVNRLHQVQMELIAAGAPRNLTAT
- a CDS encoding FAD-binding oxidoreductase, which produces MTGRVRNPWGWGFADAVIDGAAARAAAAEARWLLGFGAEEPEQPVPAAAARLAEPRLPLPPGRLAELCTRESTVRAGHAHGRSYLDVVRALRGRYDHLPDVVAFPRYEADVAELLAWAELVGAAVVPYGGGTSVVGGVEPRVPDRFAGVLTVDLGRLDRVLEIDAVSRAARIQAGASGPRLEEQLRPSGLTLRFYPQSFELSTLGGWLATRAGGHFATRLTHIDDLVESVRAITPAGQWQSRRLPGSGAGPSPDRMLLGSEGILGVITEAWVRVRPRPRFRASRAVRFSSFLAGADAVRAVAQSDLDPANCRLLDPLEAAQAGSGDGRHAVLVLGFESADHPVDGWLDIALALCAAHGGRWDAAAASGSGDTAEGAWRSAFLQMPYVRDLLIRLGVLSDTFETAVTWDQFPGFHAAVVGATRAALGEPCRVSCRFSHVYPDGPAPYFTVLAPVTRGAEEERWHDMKQAASDAILAAGGTITHHHAVGRDHRPWYDAQRPEPFAAALRAAKNAVDPAGRLNPGVLID
- a CDS encoding dehydrogenase; the protein is MPVAKPALVVNVSLTGSDRDYDEHVTFLQHDFRIVRVGTNGDVAAAEALVRKWAAESAAIAVTGIREARAAGLYDGELAAIERVRRATTVVPVTDGHALRDVLQEWAIRHVQTEMPGYFTNARTVVLGGVNHDRTTRILREFTPNLEFADPLLRWDLPAKLDSNPVLGLAAKVGLWPIRRLPGQAQSQIKAPGHRISTAMARKAARDCDVVVATYDELIGFGLEDLSGKTVITSAISDDRLAELASRGVDMVLDATPQPFHVTVVAAVLEAMMLALTSSWDRLTNDDLLDMIVSGGLEPRVLYPNGPRRKSRFAFVIHPLSQKFFQNVEPLATIAKVAPPVVMDVVEKAMAYAPPFTYSHVTGIKSPTGAEAEGWLITVGGTPKELMAHSPEFTYARLLAAAETARKLGAQVMGLGAFTKVVGDAGVTVAKRAPLPITTGNSYSASGALWAAHEAMLQLGLAEFDDRGRIKGKVMVVGASGAIGSVCARLLALSSDELWLVSPESAKLLALKHDIEREHPRAEIHVAATPDGHLQDMDLIVTATSGAGKRVLDIMEVKPGCVITDVARPLDLSAEDVAKRPDVLVVESGEIELPGDVKMKSIGLPTGVAYACLAETVVLALEGRYETFTVGRNIEWEKVKEIYKLGLKHGMKLAVISGVNGAYTAEAIAKIRELALEHRAQTVAVDR
- a CDS encoding transposase; this encodes MRPRDVAGKARRRLAADLIDDAAVSDRKLKTMDARIVEAVAATGTRLTDIVGVGPVTAATILGEVGDVARFATSDHFASFTGTAPIEASSGDVTRHRLSRAGNRRLNSALHVVALSHKRHDPRGKAYYQRKLAAGKGSNGAMRCLKRRLSDVAFRVLVEDRAAANPGGQTGATLTASAVDPIPAANTSDKPQPGFATDATPRELLAEAAS
- a CDS encoding TIGR02679 family protein, translating into MTDELASWVRNPGLSLLWAAARDRLERNGLQPRGVVALTDLDRPARHALSGLLGRAVVQDHHRVDLEVLDEVLRERSGAAGLLPVLEMLGGPLRNRAAERSGRAASREAPHIAAREWLRSRPDIAQQPWVEDWLTTVRRSGLAARSGDPAVLVRALQVLAELPTTGPDAGEHAHSPVARTEVAARATGDAHALDDGGPLPLLVLRALALIAGVQSPNGSAAKRALWEQFGVSADALSSTCLALGLAPLGSSGVARRLAIAVEDRDPVHLTGWDLAKEPLRVPAGTRVLVCENPRVLEAIAQSPVDTIAIVCTSGVPGLVTLEVLDRLARSSAHLAYHGDFDWPGLAMANRLVARLGCHPWLMSEHDYLVGVRTDGPVLTGKAVPASWDAALAPAMQARAVAVHEEALLPMLLNRLDDLA